From a single Natronorubrum tibetense GA33 genomic region:
- a CDS encoding PadR family transcriptional regulator: MDDLTGFQRDLLYVIAGADQPSGQTVKAEIESYYRSDINHGRLYPNLDTLVNKGLVDKGQHDRRTNYYEISDDGRRSIDERQQWEQQYV, from the coding sequence ATGGACGATCTGACCGGATTCCAACGAGACCTCCTGTACGTGATCGCCGGCGCCGACCAGCCCTCCGGGCAAACTGTAAAGGCCGAGATAGAATCGTACTATCGTTCGGATATCAATCACGGTCGGTTGTATCCGAACCTGGACACGCTCGTCAACAAGGGCCTCGTCGACAAGGGCCAGCACGACAGACGAACGAATTACTACGAGATTTCCGACGACGGCCGTCGATCGATCGACGAACGCCAGCAGTGGGAACAACAGTATGTCTGA
- a CDS encoding pyridoxamine 5'-phosphate oxidase family protein — translation MTVPPEAERLLESEPLMAHLGTSVDERPHVAPVWYRYADDDTVEIVTTGRKLANIRENPRVALSVQADDAGRTRWMVTLLGTATVVDDEDETAGARRRINEKYDAEPGAYAENTLVRIDVGSASYQTY, via the coding sequence GTGACGGTTCCTCCAGAGGCTGAACGACTGCTCGAGAGCGAGCCGCTGATGGCTCACCTCGGGACCAGCGTCGACGAGCGGCCACACGTCGCTCCCGTCTGGTACCGCTACGCGGACGACGACACCGTCGAGATCGTGACGACGGGTCGGAAACTGGCGAACATCCGTGAAAACCCCCGCGTCGCCCTCTCCGTGCAGGCCGACGACGCGGGCCGGACGCGCTGGATGGTGACGCTGCTCGGGACGGCAACGGTCGTCGACGACGAGGACGAAACGGCCGGCGCACGCAGACGAATCAACGAGAAGTACGACGCCGAACCGGGAGCCTACGCGGAGAACACCCTCGTTCGAATCGACGTGGGTTCGGCGAGTTACCAGACGTATTAA
- a CDS encoding deoxyhypusine synthase has protein sequence MSDDHATDSEDGHHEPERETFSHDPIGHAEARAGMTVGELADEYGTAGVGAADLHEAVAITESMFDDDVTVFFSLAGAMVPTGMRRIVADLIREGHIDVLVTTGANLTHDAIEAIGGKHHHGAVHAEGKTEREHDETLRDEGVDRIYNVYLPQEFFADFESHLREEVFPVLEAECDESGPVSIQRLTEELGRANAEVNERDDVDEAPGIAAAAYENDVPIYCPAVQDSVLGLQAWMYSQTGPFSLDALSDMTPLTDIAFDTDEAGAFVVGGGVPKNFTLQTMLVTPGAYDYGVQLTMDPKQTGGLSGATLDEARSWGKLEKDAENVSVYADATITLPLVVAAALERLENQ, from the coding sequence ATGAGTGACGACCATGCGACCGATTCCGAGGACGGACACCACGAGCCCGAACGCGAGACGTTTTCCCACGATCCGATCGGCCACGCCGAGGCTCGCGCCGGAATGACGGTCGGCGAACTCGCCGACGAGTACGGGACCGCCGGCGTCGGCGCGGCGGATCTTCACGAGGCCGTCGCCATCACCGAGTCGATGTTCGACGACGACGTGACCGTCTTCTTCTCGCTTGCGGGCGCGATGGTTCCCACTGGGATGCGTCGGATCGTCGCCGACCTGATCCGCGAGGGGCACATCGACGTCCTCGTCACGACCGGGGCGAACCTCACCCACGACGCTATCGAGGCCATCGGCGGCAAACACCACCACGGCGCGGTCCACGCGGAGGGGAAAACGGAGCGCGAACACGACGAAACGCTGCGCGACGAAGGAGTCGATCGGATCTACAACGTCTACCTCCCACAGGAGTTCTTCGCCGACTTCGAGAGTCACCTGCGCGAGGAGGTGTTTCCGGTTCTCGAGGCCGAATGCGACGAGTCAGGGCCGGTTTCGATCCAGCGGCTCACCGAAGAGTTGGGGCGAGCCAACGCCGAGGTGAACGAACGGGACGATGTCGACGAAGCGCCGGGCATCGCCGCGGCGGCCTACGAGAACGACGTCCCGATCTACTGTCCCGCCGTCCAGGACTCGGTGCTCGGCCTGCAGGCCTGGATGTACTCCCAGACCGGCCCGTTCTCGCTCGACGCGCTTTCGGATATGACGCCGCTTACCGACATCGCGTTCGACACCGACGAGGCCGGCGCGTTCGTCGTCGGCGGCGGCGTGCCCAAGAACTTCACCCTGCAGACGATGCTCGTCACCCCTGGGGCGTACGATTACGGCGTGCAGTTGACGATGGACCCCAAACAAACGGGCGGGCTTTCCGGCGCGACGCTCGACGAAGCCCGGTCGTGGGGAAAACTCGAGAAAGACGCCGAGAACGTCTCGGTTTACGCCGACGCGACGATCACGCTGCCGCTCGTGGTCGCTGCTGCGCTCGAACGACTCGAAAACCAGTAG
- a CDS encoding Nif3-like dinuclear metal center hexameric protein, translated as MELATFVDRLDEELRTDDYADLDASANGLQVGPDEGEVEHVAFAVDGVRATFERAVEADADALVTHHGLSWGGFDRVTGRTYDRIEPLLSNDLALYVSHLPLDGHQELGNAAGVADVLDLEDRAPFGELGPEYIGQRGTAVEPDTVDGLRERLQSGLETGGRPVRVLEFGPDEIEEVAIVTGSGTDWLAEAEAVGADALITGEGKQKAYHEAREAGIHVFLAGHYATETFGVRALQDLVEGWGLETSYFEEPTGL; from the coding sequence ATGGAGCTCGCTACGTTCGTCGACCGACTCGACGAGGAACTGCGCACCGACGACTACGCCGACCTCGACGCCAGCGCGAACGGGCTGCAGGTCGGCCCCGACGAGGGCGAAGTCGAGCACGTCGCCTTCGCCGTCGACGGCGTCCGGGCGACGTTCGAGCGTGCGGTTGAGGCCGACGCGGACGCGCTCGTCACCCACCACGGCCTCTCGTGGGGCGGCTTCGACCGGGTGACCGGCCGAACGTACGACCGAATCGAGCCCCTGCTCTCGAACGACCTTGCGCTGTACGTCTCGCACCTCCCACTGGACGGCCACCAAGAACTGGGCAACGCCGCCGGCGTCGCCGACGTGCTCGACCTCGAGGACCGCGCCCCCTTTGGGGAGCTCGGGCCGGAGTACATCGGCCAGCGCGGTACTGCAGTCGAGCCCGACACCGTCGACGGACTCCGCGAACGGCTGCAGTCGGGCCTCGAGACCGGCGGTCGACCCGTTCGGGTGCTCGAGTTCGGCCCCGACGAGATTGAGGAAGTGGCCATCGTCACCGGCAGCGGCACCGACTGGCTGGCCGAAGCCGAAGCGGTCGGCGCGGACGCGCTGATCACCGGCGAGGGGAAGCAAAAAGCCTATCATGAGGCTCGGGAGGCCGGTATTCACGTCTTCCTCGCGGGTCACTACGCCACCGAGACGTTCGGCGTCCGCGCGCTACAGGATCTGGTCGAAGGGTGGGGCCTCGAGACGAGTTACTTCGAGGAACCGACCGGACTGTAG
- a CDS encoding cbb3-type cytochrome c oxidase subunit I yields the protein MSDLPPMTSVKRWLVTTNHKDVGLLYLATAMFFLLLGGVLALIFRIQLWVPGGTGLLTGSEYNQAVSAHGLLMVFWFLSPIATGFANYFVPLQIGAKDLAFPRLNAMSYWFYLFSGLLFGLSFFQGRTFAGGWTMYAPLNVPMYTPAMEAATGGNAAILALILFVFSITIGTVNFLTTIHRSRAEGLGLWNMPLFTWSWLLTVWMMLFAFAALLAALLLQASDRILLTQYMATDQGSSLLWAHLFWFFGHPEVYIVFFPALGIMFETFQTFTGRRLVGRKWVIISMVLVAIQSFLVWMHHMFLTTINLEIKTLFMATTIGISLPFDLMVFALIYTMVKGRVRFTTPFLFSLGALVLFILGGITGVFLGAVVLDYEFRGTYWVVAHFHYVMVSGVTALIAGLYYWWPKLSGKMYSETLGKLNFAVYFIGFNLLYFPMFLAWETPRRVFDYGGGMQFYHQLATVGAFVLGASFLIMFYTFAKSWFSGPEAPDNPWEFSRTAEWTIPSPPPLENWGGRPSYASGRLEFVDDASATTDGGVVTEETRQVEHADHASIWPLGIGLGMFVFFLGLSGLTPYVLEFAQARGLEDASTAAEPTVLYPILTVLGLAILAYTLFEYGREEFNAPEMAIAERWPFEGVGNTKLGVWFFLASDVVVFGAVIGAYVFMRLHMGWNDWVTVPFAAWPGLLNTYVLLTSSFTVVLALVFAERQHKSGLLGAMGATLLLGLTFMGVKAYEYNVKFADGEYWWYGLEYTIYFVTTGLHALHVLFGLLIAVFMLYRIASVDAYLEDSRPVEFFGLYWHFVDIVWVFLFPLFYLM from the coding sequence ATGAGCGACCTGCCCCCGATGACATCAGTCAAGCGCTGGCTCGTCACGACGAACCACAAGGACGTCGGCCTTCTCTATCTGGCGACGGCCATGTTCTTCCTCCTGCTCGGCGGCGTCCTCGCGCTGATATTCCGCATTCAGCTGTGGGTTCCGGGCGGAACGGGGCTGCTCACGGGCAGCGAGTACAATCAGGCCGTCTCCGCCCACGGGCTGTTGATGGTGTTCTGGTTCCTCTCCCCGATTGCGACCGGGTTCGCGAACTACTTCGTCCCGCTGCAGATCGGGGCGAAAGATCTCGCGTTCCCGCGGCTGAACGCGATGAGTTACTGGTTCTACCTCTTTTCGGGGCTACTGTTCGGGCTGTCGTTCTTTCAGGGCCGGACGTTCGCGGGCGGCTGGACGATGTACGCCCCGCTGAACGTGCCGATGTACACGCCCGCGATGGAGGCGGCGACCGGCGGCAACGCGGCGATTCTCGCGTTGATCCTGTTCGTCTTCTCGATCACCATCGGAACGGTGAACTTCCTCACGACGATTCATCGGTCGCGGGCGGAGGGGCTCGGCCTCTGGAACATGCCGCTGTTCACCTGGTCGTGGCTGCTGACGGTCTGGATGATGCTGTTCGCGTTCGCCGCGCTGCTCGCCGCCCTCCTGTTGCAGGCGAGCGATCGAATCCTACTCACGCAGTACATGGCGACCGATCAGGGCTCGAGTCTGCTGTGGGCGCACCTGTTCTGGTTCTTCGGGCATCCGGAGGTGTACATCGTCTTCTTCCCCGCGCTGGGGATCATGTTCGAGACGTTCCAGACGTTCACTGGCCGTCGACTCGTCGGTCGGAAGTGGGTCATCATCTCGATGGTGCTGGTGGCCATTCAGTCGTTCCTGGTCTGGATGCACCACATGTTCCTGACGACGATCAACCTCGAGATCAAGACGCTGTTCATGGCGACGACGATCGGGATCTCACTGCCCTTCGACCTGATGGTCTTCGCGCTGATCTACACGATGGTCAAGGGACGGGTTCGGTTTACGACGCCGTTTCTCTTCTCGCTGGGAGCGCTCGTCCTCTTTATTCTCGGCGGCATCACCGGGGTCTTCCTCGGCGCGGTCGTACTGGACTACGAGTTCCGCGGCACCTACTGGGTCGTCGCGCACTTCCACTACGTGATGGTTTCGGGGGTCACCGCGCTGATCGCCGGGCTCTACTACTGGTGGCCGAAGCTCTCTGGGAAGATGTACTCCGAGACGCTCGGCAAGCTCAACTTCGCGGTCTACTTCATCGGCTTCAACCTGCTTTACTTCCCGATGTTCCTCGCGTGGGAGACCCCGCGGCGCGTCTTCGACTACGGCGGAGGGATGCAGTTCTACCACCAGCTGGCGACCGTCGGGGCGTTCGTCCTGGGCGCGTCGTTCCTGATCATGTTCTACACGTTCGCGAAGAGTTGGTTTTCGGGTCCCGAGGCGCCCGACAACCCGTGGGAGTTCTCCCGCACCGCCGAGTGGACGATTCCCTCGCCCCCACCGCTCGAGAACTGGGGCGGCCGACCGAGCTACGCCAGCGGCCGACTCGAGTTCGTCGACGACGCGTCGGCGACGACCGACGGCGGCGTGGTAACCGAGGAGACGAGGCAGGTCGAACACGCGGATCACGCGAGCATCTGGCCGCTCGGCATCGGGCTCGGCATGTTCGTGTTCTTCCTCGGGCTGTCGGGACTGACGCCGTACGTGCTCGAGTTCGCCCAGGCGCGCGGGCTCGAGGACGCCAGCACCGCCGCCGAGCCGACCGTGCTGTATCCGATCCTCACCGTACTCGGTCTGGCGATTCTCGCGTACACGCTCTTCGAGTACGGACGCGAGGAGTTCAACGCGCCCGAGATGGCAATCGCCGAGCGCTGGCCGTTCGAGGGCGTCGGCAACACGAAACTGGGCGTCTGGTTCTTCCTGGCGTCGGACGTCGTCGTCTTCGGGGCCGTGATCGGTGCGTACGTCTTCATGCGACTGCACATGGGCTGGAACGACTGGGTGACCGTGCCGTTCGCCGCCTGGCCCGGCCTGCTCAACACCTACGTGTTGCTCACCTCGAGTTTCACGGTCGTCCTCGCGCTCGTCTTCGCCGAGCGCCAGCACAAGAGCGGGCTCCTCGGTGCGATGGGCGCGACGCTCCTCCTCGGGCTGACGTTCATGGGCGTCAAAGCGTACGAGTACAACGTGAAGTTCGCCGACGGCGAGTACTGGTGGTACGGACTCGAGTACACGATCTACTTCGTCACGACGGGGCTGCACGCCTTACACGTGCTCTTCGGCCTGCTCATCGCCGTCTTCATGCTCTACCGGATCGCAAGCGTCGACGCCTATCTCGAGGATAGTCGGCCGGTCGAGTTCTTCGGACTCTACTGGCACTTCGTCGACATCGTCTGGGTGTTCCTGTTCCCGTTGTTCTACCTGATGTAG
- a CDS encoding HTTM domain-containing protein: MIRTILVLFAALSTRVRERLRNPTYIDPEWVRIDTRSLAVFRIVAGALIIADILLRSRNFGFFYTEDGVVPQSLAMELSADNAFSVYYLTTDSTIIAALFVVQVLVALQLIVGYKTTLATIFSFLLVISLDHHNPLVLSYADVLFRLLLFWAIFLPLGERWSVDALHAESDARAGITSLASAAILAQIVYMYFHNGYHKTESELWTGGEATPLIMGLDNTTFLLGEFTRNVPTLLQYGGLTWYYMLLFSWLLLLLRGRARTLLVAMFIGGHASFAITVRIGAFPYVSMMGLVLFLQMSFWDDLSAVRRSVPVDSGRFASPRGELERLGSRFPKVEFDSKTRRRITSGLSTLVLALAIVSVLVIPVVSHLPIAGFVDDEDGPKERVDDTAAIIGVDQPEWSVFAPHPRTSDRYYVFPAATADGDSIDVYNDRAVTYERPYEELQQQFGTYRERFYMNSVRSGGPDDVVSATLADHLCETWQDDHGEELTQVNMYVVVEDVTLETIDEPADRDREIYPIYAHGCGDNKPREIAPPE; this comes from the coding sequence ATGATTCGAACCATACTCGTTCTCTTCGCGGCGCTCTCGACCCGCGTTCGAGAGCGGTTGCGGAATCCTACCTACATCGACCCGGAATGGGTCCGGATCGATACGCGATCACTGGCCGTCTTTCGTATCGTCGCGGGAGCGCTCATCATCGCGGATATCTTGCTCCGCTCGCGAAACTTCGGGTTCTTCTACACCGAAGACGGCGTCGTTCCGCAGTCGCTGGCGATGGAGCTATCAGCCGACAACGCCTTTTCCGTCTACTACCTCACGACTGATTCGACGATCATCGCGGCCCTGTTCGTCGTGCAAGTCCTGGTCGCGCTCCAACTCATCGTCGGCTACAAGACGACGCTCGCGACTATCTTCTCCTTCCTGCTCGTCATCTCGCTGGACCACCACAACCCGTTAGTGCTCAGCTACGCGGACGTGCTTTTCCGGCTGTTGTTGTTCTGGGCTATCTTCCTCCCGCTCGGGGAACGGTGGTCCGTCGACGCCCTCCACGCCGAATCGGACGCGCGCGCCGGCATCACGAGTCTCGCCTCCGCCGCGATACTGGCCCAGATCGTCTACATGTACTTCCACAACGGCTACCACAAGACGGAGTCCGAACTGTGGACCGGCGGGGAGGCGACCCCCCTGATCATGGGGCTCGACAACACGACGTTCCTCCTCGGCGAGTTCACGCGGAACGTCCCAACGCTCCTCCAGTACGGCGGACTGACGTGGTATTACATGCTGCTCTTCTCGTGGCTCCTCTTGCTCCTCCGCGGACGGGCCCGAACGCTTCTCGTCGCGATGTTCATCGGCGGCCACGCCTCGTTCGCCATCACGGTCCGGATCGGCGCGTTTCCGTACGTCTCGATGATGGGGCTGGTACTCTTCTTACAGATGTCGTTTTGGGACGATTTGTCCGCCGTACGTCGTTCCGTCCCCGTCGACAGCGGCCGGTTCGCGTCGCCTCGAGGCGAACTCGAGCGACTCGGCTCTCGGTTCCCGAAGGTCGAATTCGACTCCAAAACCCGGAGACGGATCACGTCGGGTCTCTCGACGCTCGTGCTGGCGCTCGCGATCGTGTCGGTCCTGGTGATTCCGGTGGTGTCACATCTGCCAATCGCCGGCTTTGTCGACGACGAGGACGGTCCCAAGGAGCGAGTCGACGACACCGCGGCGATCATCGGCGTCGATCAGCCGGAGTGGAGTGTCTTCGCCCCCCATCCGCGAACCTCCGACCGGTACTACGTCTTCCCGGCGGCGACCGCAGACGGCGATTCGATCGACGTTTACAACGATCGGGCGGTCACGTACGAACGGCCGTACGAAGAACTCCAGCAACAGTTCGGGACGTACCGGGAACGGTTCTACATGAACAGCGTCAGGAGCGGCGGTCCCGACGACGTCGTCTCGGCGACGCTCGCGGACCATCTCTGTGAGACGTGGCAGGACGACCACGGCGAGGAACTCACGCAGGTCAACATGTACGTCGTCGTCGAGGACGTGACGCTCGAAACGATCGACGAGCCGGCGGATCGCGACAGGGAAATATACCCGATCTACGCCCACGGCTGCGGCGACAACAAGCCGCGTGAGATCGCGCCGCCTGAGTGA
- a CDS encoding aminotransferase class III-fold pyridoxal phosphate-dependent enzyme, with product MIDEIRGSEPIVTDPPPIDAAKASKIADRAFGESGTATKLGGERDQNFRIDTDSDDAFVLKIFNSADDRGVIDLRTQAIQHVHRADLDLPVMEPIPTTDGEPWTTVTEDGDSYFVQLYSFVPGRSPSPGELSRDALFAYGECVATMGKALRGFFHPDARYDVLWDLRYASDFHAMLEQIDDERRRATAERVLDRFEANVDPVFDSLRAQVVHNDLGLNNVLFDDDNRVSGITDFGDLTYTALVCDLAVVLANVLPRRDDPLSAAQSIVRGYVTVTPLEEDELRLLPDLVLGRLAVRGIMHVREGANYEHNTTDVAEVWDSLIALDETGPDVIGRLLRAAALEGDVPYQRADTSDLRSRRREVLGPAPLFYRDPVHFAAGDGVWLFDQDGRRYLDAYNNVQVLGHGNRDVAAAVAGQTRTLTTNTRYLHEAVTTLSERLLETMPDELDRVLLVNSGSEANDIAWRLATAATGRDGAIVADHAYHGITESTASLSPKYWPDGNRPAHVETVAPPVQRSSHHWIETTERSEPMIGALDALESRNVGAAAFMFDPLFTSTGIFPPNGEHLTEMTDRVRERDGLIIADEVQAGFGRTASNTWGFQEADIVPDIVTMGKPMGNGYPVAAVVTRSEILSTLRDGSGIFSTFGGNPVSSVAALTVLDVLENEQVLRQAAEVGEYLHSGLSELATKYERIGEIRRSGLMVGVELVSDRETWTPATDEATEVVNRLRQRRILVGTSGKHDNVLKIRPPLVFEKEHADRLLAALDVVLASLSNDV from the coding sequence ATGATCGACGAAATACGCGGCTCCGAACCGATCGTGACTGACCCGCCGCCAATCGATGCCGCCAAAGCGTCGAAGATCGCCGATCGTGCCTTCGGAGAATCCGGAACGGCGACGAAACTGGGCGGTGAGCGGGATCAGAACTTCCGTATCGATACGGATAGCGATGACGCATTCGTCCTCAAAATATTCAATTCAGCGGACGACCGTGGCGTGATCGACCTCCGAACGCAGGCAATTCAGCACGTACATCGGGCCGATCTCGACCTGCCGGTAATGGAACCCATTCCGACAACTGATGGAGAGCCGTGGACCACGGTCACCGAGGACGGCGACAGCTACTTTGTGCAACTGTACTCGTTCGTTCCAGGGCGGAGTCCCTCGCCCGGGGAGCTTTCACGCGACGCGCTGTTCGCGTACGGTGAGTGCGTCGCAACGATGGGGAAGGCGCTACGGGGCTTTTTCCATCCGGACGCGAGGTACGACGTACTCTGGGATCTTCGGTACGCCTCCGATTTCCACGCGATGCTCGAGCAGATCGACGACGAGCGGCGACGCGCCACCGCCGAACGCGTTCTCGACCGTTTCGAAGCGAACGTAGACCCGGTCTTCGATTCACTTCGGGCCCAGGTCGTGCACAACGACCTCGGGCTGAACAACGTGCTGTTCGACGACGACAACCGAGTGAGTGGAATCACGGACTTCGGTGATCTCACCTACACGGCGCTCGTCTGCGACCTCGCCGTCGTGCTTGCGAACGTCCTGCCCCGCCGGGACGATCCGCTGTCGGCGGCCCAGTCCATAGTCAGAGGATACGTGACCGTTACGCCGCTCGAGGAGGACGAACTTCGGCTGCTGCCCGATCTCGTATTGGGACGACTCGCCGTCAGGGGGATCATGCACGTACGGGAAGGTGCGAATTACGAACACAACACCACCGACGTCGCCGAAGTGTGGGATTCGTTGATCGCGCTCGATGAAACCGGTCCGGATGTGATCGGGCGACTGCTGCGAGCCGCCGCCCTGGAAGGAGACGTTCCGTACCAGCGGGCCGATACGTCCGACCTGCGCTCGCGTCGCCGCGAGGTTCTCGGGCCGGCACCGCTTTTTTATCGCGATCCCGTACACTTCGCCGCTGGCGACGGTGTCTGGCTGTTCGATCAGGACGGTCGCCGCTACCTCGACGCGTACAACAACGTACAGGTCCTCGGCCACGGAAACCGCGACGTCGCGGCGGCCGTTGCCGGACAAACTCGGACGTTGACGACGAACACGCGGTACTTGCACGAAGCAGTTACCACGCTTTCCGAACGACTGTTGGAGACGATGCCCGACGAGCTCGACCGGGTGTTGTTAGTCAACTCGGGAAGCGAGGCGAACGATATCGCCTGGCGACTGGCGACCGCTGCGACGGGACGCGACGGGGCTATCGTCGCTGATCACGCATACCACGGCATTACGGAATCGACGGCGTCGCTGTCGCCGAAGTACTGGCCGGACGGCAACCGGCCGGCCCACGTCGAAACTGTCGCACCGCCAGTCCAGCGATCAAGTCACCACTGGATCGAAACGACCGAACGTTCAGAACCGATGATCGGTGCGCTGGATGCGCTCGAAAGCCGAAACGTAGGGGCCGCTGCGTTCATGTTCGATCCGCTGTTTACGAGCACCGGGATTTTTCCTCCGAATGGCGAGCACCTAACCGAGATGACCGATCGCGTGCGCGAGAGGGACGGCTTGATCATCGCCGACGAGGTACAGGCAGGGTTCGGGCGAACCGCTTCGAACACGTGGGGATTTCAGGAGGCAGACATCGTTCCGGACATCGTCACGATGGGCAAACCGATGGGGAACGGCTACCCCGTTGCCGCCGTCGTGACGCGATCTGAGATCCTGTCGACGCTCCGTGATGGCTCCGGCATATTCAGCACGTTCGGCGGAAATCCGGTATCGTCCGTCGCGGCCCTCACAGTCCTCGACGTTCTCGAAAACGAACAGGTTCTGAGACAGGCCGCCGAAGTCGGCGAGTATCTCCACTCCGGCCTATCGGAGTTGGCTACGAAGTACGAACGTATCGGCGAGATTCGACGGAGCGGACTCATGGTCGGTGTGGAACTCGTCTCCGACCGAGAGACGTGGACGCCAGCAACTGACGAAGCGACGGAAGTCGTCAATCGACTTCGGCAACGTCGAATCCTCGTCGGTACGTCCGGGAAGCACGATAACGTGTTGAAGATCCGCCCTCCGCTCGTGTTCGAGAAGGAACACGCAGACCGCCTTCTAGCTGCTCTCGATGTCGTACTTGCCAGTCTGAGCAACGATGTGTAG
- a CDS encoding aquaporin has product MTSNDFTTKQKLVAELFGSATLVFVLVSSGLLADGMLGASPSIGVLFIGLATAGWLFVVVQMLKPISGAHVNPAVTIALLVTGDVDQKTARQYIPVQFLGGLVGAGLAGLTFVSTIGWEVFAISAVERPASTWVAEFLGTVLLASVVISMIRQNSEWIGLAVGFTVGMGIIGTASTAFLNPQVALARIFTSGIAGIQPFDAVMFIVASTLGGIVAGLMWRYLWPRPTPLDRAKPKSSDDTVLDEFAMES; this is encoded by the coding sequence ATGACTAGCAACGATTTCACTACCAAACAGAAACTCGTCGCGGAGCTTTTCGGATCTGCGACGCTCGTTTTCGTCCTCGTGTCGTCAGGACTGCTCGCCGACGGAATGCTGGGGGCGAGTCCGAGTATCGGCGTGTTGTTCATCGGGCTGGCGACGGCTGGCTGGCTGTTCGTCGTCGTGCAGATGCTCAAGCCGATCAGCGGTGCTCACGTGAACCCGGCGGTCACCATCGCCCTACTGGTGACCGGGGACGTGGACCAGAAGACCGCGCGGCAGTACATTCCAGTTCAGTTCCTTGGCGGCCTCGTCGGCGCCGGTCTCGCGGGACTTACGTTCGTGAGCACGATCGGATGGGAGGTGTTCGCCATCTCCGCCGTTGAACGGCCCGCGTCCACCTGGGTTGCCGAGTTCCTCGGGACTGTGTTGCTCGCGTCGGTCGTCATCTCCATGATTCGCCAGAACAGCGAGTGGATCGGTCTCGCGGTGGGCTTTACTGTCGGCATGGGGATCATCGGAACGGCCTCGACGGCGTTTCTGAACCCACAGGTCGCCCTCGCCCGCATCTTCACTTCGGGCATCGCGGGAATCCAGCCGTTCGACGCCGTCATGTTCATTGTCGCCTCGACGCTCGGCGGGATCGTTGCGGGCCTCATGTGGCGCTACCTCTGGCCGCGACCGACGCCCCTCGACAGGGCGAAACCGAAATCCAGCGACGATACCGTCCTCGACGAGTTCGCCATGGAATCGTAG
- a CDS encoding aldo/keto reductase, producing MDAPSLEFPPVGLGTMGIDDPAVIETALELGYRHLDTAQIYENESVVGEGLARALESNAVDRDDVTVATKVWADSLAPEDVRRTTRESRERLGLETVDLIYVHRPIDTYDPERTLPAFDDLVADGFTRHVGVSNFTVDELERAREILDEPIAAHQVEYHPLFQPEGLLEHAREHGYPLVGYAPLSGGRVRDVEAVAEVAAKHDTTPEAVALAWLASKEGLVTIPKASSRAHLEANLEAVELELESADIGRIDGLEREEELFPE from the coding sequence ATGGACGCGCCATCACTCGAGTTCCCGCCGGTCGGCCTCGGAACCATGGGTATCGACGATCCCGCGGTAATCGAGACCGCACTCGAACTGGGCTATCGCCACCTCGACACCGCACAGATCTACGAGAACGAGTCCGTCGTCGGCGAGGGGCTTGCCCGCGCGCTCGAGTCGAACGCCGTCGACCGGGACGATGTCACCGTCGCGACGAAAGTCTGGGCCGACAGCCTCGCACCCGAGGACGTCCGCCGGACGACGCGCGAGAGCCGCGAGCGACTGGGCCTCGAGACCGTCGACCTCATCTACGTCCACCGCCCGATCGACACCTACGATCCCGAAAGGACGCTTCCCGCCTTCGACGACCTCGTCGCCGATGGATTCACCCGTCACGTCGGGGTGAGCAACTTCACCGTAGACGAACTCGAGCGGGCGCGAGAGATCCTCGACGAACCGATCGCGGCCCATCAGGTCGAGTACCATCCGCTGTTCCAGCCCGAGGGCCTGCTCGAGCACGCCCGCGAGCACGGCTACCCACTGGTCGGGTACGCGCCGCTCTCCGGTGGCCGCGTTCGCGACGTTGAGGCGGTCGCTGAGGTCGCGGCAAAACACGACACGACGCCCGAAGCGGTCGCGCTCGCATGGCTAGCGTCGAAGGAGGGGCTCGTGACGATTCCGAAGGCGAGCAGTCGGGCTCATCTCGAGGCGAATCTCGAGGCAGTCGAGTTGGAACTCGAATCCGCGGATATTGGGCGGATTGACGGTCTCGAGCGGGAAGAGGAGCTGTTTCCGGAGTGA